A window of the Cannabis sativa cultivar Pink pepper isolate KNU-18-1 chromosome X, ASM2916894v1, whole genome shotgun sequence genome harbors these coding sequences:
- the LOC133031741 gene encoding probable amidase At4g34880, whose translation MGALLSLSSICHLMVLIQLLALLLSGYHYSDAAAANNNNNNNKGFSILEATVDEIQLAFKQNKLTSRKLVEFYINRIQRLNPLLHGVIEVNPDAGELADKADYERKVKAPVSFSKLHGIPILVKDNIATKDKMNTTAGSLALLGSVVPRDAGVVAKLKKAGAIILGKASLTEWSAFRAYIPNGWSARGGQGVNPYDKTETPCGSSSGSSISAAANFATVTLGTETDGSILCPASINSVVGIKPTIGLTSRAGVVPITHRQDTVGPICRTVSDATYVLDVIAGVDKNDKATFEKSKYIPKGGYAQFLSSNGLKGKRLGIVRHPYFEFNISKEIDTFLINTFEEHLSTLRKKGAIVIDNLKITNIDEIYNDASSEETAMKNDFKIDLNAYLKELVSSPVQSLADVIAFNNKNSKLEKIKEYGQKLLIAAEATKGIDKAVLGTLERQTRNGFVKLMRKYKLDALVACAGPSFPPLPIISTILAIGGFPGITVPAGYLGEVPFGIFFGGLKGYEPKLIEIAYGFEQATKIRKPPSL comes from the exons ATGGGAGCTCTTCTATCTCTCTCTTCTATATGCCATTTAATGGTTCTGATCCAGCTTCTAGCCTTACTTCTATCAGGTTACCACTACTCCGATGCAGCAGctgctaataataataataataataataaaggttTCTCAATCTTAGAAGCCACAGTGGACGAAATCCAACTGGCTTTCAAGCAAAACAAACTCACCTCAAGGAAACTCGTAGAGTTCTATATAAACCGTATCCAACGGTTGAACCCACTACTACATGGTGTCATAGAAGTGAATCCCGATGCTGGTGAACTAGCCGATAAGGCTGACTACGAGAGAAAGGTTAAGGCTCCAGTATCATTCTCCAAGCTCCATGGAATACCTATTCTGGTTAAGGATAATATTGCCACCAAGGACAAGATGAACACCACTGCAGGCTCACTGGCGTTGCTTGGCTCAGTCGTGCCACGAGACGCTGGAGTGGTGGCAAAGCTCAAGAAAGCTGGGGCTATCATACTGGGAAAAGCCAGCTTGACCGAGTGGTCTGCTTTTAGAGCCTATATACCCAATGGTTGGAGCGCCAGAGGAGGCCAAGGGGTG AATCCTTATGACAAAACGGAAACTCCATGTGGATCGAGTAGTGGATCATCAATATCAGCAGCCGCAAATTTTGCAACAGTTACATTAGGAACAGAGACAGATGGCTCTATTTTATGCCCAGCCAGCATAAACTCGGTTGTGGGCATCAAACCAACTATTGGTCTCACTAGCCGAGCAGGGGTTGTTCCCATCACCCATAGACAAGATACCGTTGG ACCAATTTGTAGGACAGTCTCGGATGCCACTTATGTTCTTGATGTCATTGCTGGTGTTGATAAGAATGACAAAGCAACATTTGAGAAATCCAAGTACATTCCCAAAGGTGGCTATGCACAATTTCTTAGTTCAAATGGACTCAAAGGAAAGAGACTAGGGATTGTAAGACATCCTTACTTTGAATTCAACATTTCTAAAGAGATCGACACATTTCTCATTAATACATTTGAGGAACATCTCAGCACATTAAG GAAAAAAGGTGCAATTGTAATAGATAatctgaaaataacaaatattgATGAAATCTACAATGATGCATCTAGTGAAGAGACTGCAATGAAAAATGATTTCAAGATAGATTTAAATGCATACCTAAAAGAGCTGGTGTCATCACCAGTGCAATCCCTAGCCGATGTCATAGCCTTTAACAATAAAAACTCTAAGTTG GAAAAAATTAAGGAATATGGGCAAAAATTACTTATAGCAGCCGAAGCAACAAAGGGAATAGACAAGGCTGTATTGGGCACTTTAGAAAGACAAACAAGAAATGGTTTTGTGAAGTTAATGAGAAAGTACAAGCTAGATGCATTGGTGGCTTGTGCTGGACCTTCTTTTCCTCCACTCCCAATTATCAGTACAATCTTGGCCATTGGGGGATTTCCTGGCATTACTGTCCCCGCAGGCTATCTTGGAGAGGTGCCATTTGGCATTTTCTTTGGGGGACTAAAAGGTTATGAACCCAAATTGATTGAAATCGCATATGGGTTTGAGCAAGccactaaaattagaaaacctCCTTCACTTTAG